Proteins from a single region of Rhipicephalus sanguineus isolate Rsan-2018 chromosome 5, BIME_Rsan_1.4, whole genome shotgun sequence:
- the LOC119394817 gene encoding uncharacterized protein LOC119394817 yields the protein MNSDSFQGSSWSLPTCCPDRHDQATRNTQARQKTSKSTQSLLYWIWYDFNHVTSSPGFPRSNGLAEKGVQIVKRIVKKTSETRDDLWLGLLAYRTAPLEDGRSPGELLQGRRLRTPLPDFTQEPCSPVFKRNPPDARRRTLPPLRKGDVVRIKGKQWIRRAQVVGKLAPRSYQVVTEDNQLLRRNRQHLLRTREPFLLGTTESSDSDNEDAAERNELSPPCSAGPACTLPAGTVGTSSTTTAAPAPRRSARPTRQPRRLYYDANFQQVC from the exons ATGAACTCCGATTCATTCCAGGGAAGCAGCTGGTCCTTGCCGACATGCTGTCCAGATCGTCACGACCAAGCAACGAGGAATACGCAGGCTCGACAGAAGACGTCGAAGTCCACGCAGTCGCTGTTATATTGGATTTG GTACGATTTCAACCATGTAACATCGAGTCCCGGATTTCCCCGCTCCAATGGACTTGCCGAGAAAGGGGTGCAAATTGTAAAAAGAATTGTGAAGAAGACGTCGGAAACCCGAGACGACCTCTGGCTGGGTCTTCTGGCCTATCGCACTGCTCCTCTTGAAGATGGTCGGTCTCCAGGAGAACTCCTACAGGGAAGAAGACTTCGCACTCCCCTACCAGACTTCACGCAAGAACCCTGCTCCCCAGTATTCAAGCGAAACCCACCCGACGCGCGGAGGAGAACTTTGCCGCCGCTAAGGAAGGGAGATGTCGTCCGGATTAAAGGCAAACAGTGGATTCGACGAGCCCAGGTCGTTGGCAAGCTAGCACCGCGGTCTTACCAGGTAGTCACAGAAGACAACCAGCTGCTGCGGCGCAATAGGCAGCATCTGCTCAGGACGCGTGAACCTTTCCTGCTTGGCACAACTGAAAGCAGTGACTCGGACAACGAGGACGCAGCCGAGAGAAACGAGCTTTCGCCACCGTGCTCAGCCGGTCCGGCTTGTACACTGCCAGCGGGGACAGTCGGCACGTCCAGCACGACAACAGCAGCGCCGGCTCCTAGGCGATCAGCACGTCCAACACGTCAGCCGCGTCGGCTGTACTACGATGCTAATTTTCAGCAAGTGTGTTAA
- the LOC119394818 gene encoding uncharacterized protein LOC119394818 gives MEENTADREASTADIDASRTGEASDVEGSVRKKGKHRRRSKKSSKDAAAKTDEAKQAGENQGRSSQEPGPSDRSSSSKNETTEKSSGSRRRKKRSRGNSVSEQPPPAAAEEAQDRKDGDIAANVPSSTPSVAKVEAPPAGPEETAPRQYAAESPEEKRQRYQIFNDVTKTVALIASLAIVIIIIILGPNGTIPSDHPTCTTEGCTLYAQRLLASLNASAADPCYNFKEFVCDGWKRRNAYSVRQNMTVTALDALTELAHSAHVPLKGQTTAQKGLAFFRSCDAVLKKDRNELATVKKMLAEAKIEWPRRPTQPDVLYTLFYSSIRLRWSPIFNIEIETTDTYATRVFLMPHEDFDLVARKYTSLKKAEATERRAYFDVLGDEFGASAADQTVVSFKEVENSGQVMLEPLLDALAKERKPTAISTAWLYRPGADPSKARWQSVLASYGVKGNETVIYETETLPFVTEFFNLWARYGEAMIEVLVSWCTVQVAALYANQRLVANYYGTQDAAMLRYGAFCLSKAYLIAGFSVFAPYVGEEVTQPDRRDVEDIALSVRRAFHARLMTWEHYEPERTVVGDWDSVSFVFRPFDGEDMGVSNVTRSYPDMGESLAENWRNAAVPLEIIRSDKAYAALKSLKLHVLLDYDFLLLPFAAAFPYYHPNATRPMKYGGVGKEVALALSEAFLDTYARFDDAKKAIDSASICMTGAPDSHSNLEAIALHALFDAFNNASSDKDVRLPGLEDYTASQIFFIASCYAKCSGSSGDTDEDCNVAFRYVSAFADAFKCPPLTYMNPADPCHLF, from the exons ATGGAAGAAAACACGGCTGATCGGGAAGCGTCAACAGCGGACATTGACGCGTCCCGTACTGGGGAAGCTTCTGACGTCGAGGGATCGGTGCGGAAAAAGGGAAAGCATCGCCGCCGTTCGAAGAAGTCTAGCAAGGACGCGGCAGCGAAGACGGACGAAGCGAAGCAAGCCGGAGAGAACCAGGGCCGATCATCACAGGAACCAGGGCCCAGCGACAGGAGTTCGAGCAGCAAGAACGAAACCACGGAGAAGAGTTCTGGCTCACGGAGGCGAAAGAAACGTTCGCGAGGCAACTCCGTGTCGGAGCAGCCGCCTCCTGCTGCCGCGGAGGAAGCTCAAGATCGGAAAGACGGGGACATCGCGGCTAATGTGCCGTCTTCGACGCCTAGCGTCGCAAAGGTCGAGGCTCCGCCAGCGGGACCAGAGGAGACCGCGCCACGGCAATATGCTGCCGAAAGCCCGGAG GAAAAAAGACAGCGGTACCAAATCTTCAACGACGTGACCAAGACAGTGGCCCTGATTGCCAGCCTCGCCATTGTAATCATCATTATAATTCTTGGACCGAATGGCACCATTCCCAGCGATCACCCGACGTGCACGACCGAAGGCTGCACCCTCTACGCACAGAGGCTTCTCGCGTCGCTGAACGCATCTGCCGCGGACCCCTGCTACAATTTCAAGGAATTCGTATGTGACGGCTGGAAACGCCGGAACGCCTACAGCGTTCGCcagaacatgacggtgacggcactCGACGCACTGACCGAGCTGGCTCACAGTGCGCACGTGCCGCTCAAAGGTCAGACGACTGCCCAGAAGGGCCTAGCCTTCTTCCGGAGCTGCGACGCCGTCCTCAAGAAGGACAGGAACGAATTGGCGACGGTGAAGAAGATGCTGGCCGAGGCGAAGATCGAATGGCCTCGACGACCCACGCAGCCGGACGTACTGTACACGCTCTTTTATTCGTCCATTCGACTGCGGTGGAGCCCGATATTCAACATCGAAATAGAAACAACAGACACTTACGCGACCCGGGTGTTCCTGATGCCGCACGAAGATTTCGATCTCGTGGCGCGCAAGTACACCTCCCTGAAGAAAGCTGAAGCCACCGAGAGGCGCGCCTACTTCGATGTCCTCGGCGACGAATTCGGAGCGTCCGCGGCCGACCAGACGGTGGTGAGCTTCAAAGAAGTGGAGAACTCCGGACAGGTCATGCTGGAACCGCTCCTGGACGCTCTGGCGAAGGAGAGGAAGCCGACGGCCATCAGCACCGCGTGGCTCTACCGGCCGGGAGCCGATCCGAGCAAAGCGCGCTGGCAATCGGTACTCGCTTCGTACGGTGTCAAGGGTAACGAGACGGTCATCTACGAGACAGAGACACTGCCGTTCGTCACGGAGTTCTTCAACCTGTGGGCGAGGTACGGCGAGGCCATGATCGAAGTCCTCGTGTCCTGGTGCACCGTGCAGGTGGCCGCGCTGTACGCCAATCAGCGGCTCGTCGCCAACTACTACGGCACGCAAGACGCGGCGATGCTCCGGTACGGCGCCTTCTGCCTCAGCAAGGCCTACCTCATCGCGGGTTTCTCCGTGTTTGCTCCGTACGTCGGCGAAGAAGTGACACAGCCAGATCGCCGCGATGTCGAGGATATCGCGCTTTCGGTGCGTCGAGCATTTCACGCGAGGCTCATGACGTGGGAGCACTACGAGCCGGAAAGGACCGTTGTTGGCGACTGGGATTCAGTGTCGTTTGTCTTCAGGCCTTTCGACGGCGAAGACATGGGCGTTAGCAACGTCACTCGTTCCTACCCGGACATGGGGGAGTCGCTTGCCGAGAACTGGAGAAACGCCGCGGTGCCACTCGAAATCATACGGTCGGACAAGGCGTACGCCGCCCTGAAATCTCTTAAGCTGCACGTTTTGCTCGACTACGACTTCCTACTCTTGCCATTCGCCGCCGCTTTTCCGTACTATCATCCCAACGCCACCAGACCAATGAAGTACGGCGGCGTCGGCAAGGAAGTGGCGTtagctttgagcgaagcgttttTAGACACCTACGCCCGTTTTGACGACGCGAAAAAGGCTATTGATAGCGCCTCCATCTGTATGACCGGTGCACCGGACTCCCACAGCAACCTGGAAGCGATCGCGCTTCATGCCCTCTTCGACGCCTTCAACAACGCTTCGAGTGATAAAGATGTTCGGCTGCCAGGACTCGAGGATTACACGGCGTCGCAGATTTTTTTTATAGCTTCATGCTACGCGAAGTGCTCGGGAAGTTCTGGAGACACTGACGAAGACTGCAATGTGGCGTTCAGGTACGTCAGTGCTTTCGCTGACGCCTTCAAGTGTCCTCCATTGACTTATATGAACCCCGCCGATCCCTGTCACCTCTTCTGA